In Blastopirellula marina, the sequence CGATGCAGGCATCAACTTTCTCGATACGGCACCAGACTACGGGCTCGCCGAACAACGCATCGGCCGAGCCCTGGGTAATCGCAGAAATGAGTTTTACCTAGCCACCAAGTGCGGGTGCGCCTACGTCCAACATGCCGACCATCTGGAGATCAAGCACGAATGGAACCAAGAGGTCATCCAGCGGAATCTGGAAACGAGCTTAGAACGATTGGAAACAGACTATATCGACCTCATGCAGTTTCATGGTGGTGATGCGATCACGTTGGAAGAGAACGGCCTGGTCGATCAACTACTCGACTTCAAGAGTCAGGGGATGATTCGACATATCGGCGTGTCGAGCAAGCTTCCTGATTTGCCTGGGCTTATTGAATTAGGTGTATTTGAAACCTTCCAGATCCCCTATTCCTGCCTGGCCCCTGAGCACCACGATATCATCACCGCCGCAAGTGAGTCGGGAGCGGGGATTATCATCCGGGGTGGAATCGCCCACGGTGGCCCCGATGCGGAAATTCAACGACCGAACCTGAATGACGTATGGACGGCAGCCAAACTGGACGAACTTCTGACCGAGGACATGTCCCGCGCCGAGTTCATCTTGCGTTTCACTCTTTCGCACCCGCACTGTGATACGACGATCGTTGGCACATGCAACGAAGACCACCTCGCAGAAAACATCGCCGCCGCCAATAAGGGACCATTAAGTGCCGAACTGGTGAAAGAAACGCTGCGACGCGTGTCGGCGTTATGAGCCGTAGTGAATAGCCAACCAAATCGTTTTCACATCGGGATCGGTCGACTCAACGCGATGCTTCTGATGGGAAAGCAGGTTGACGAAGTCGCCAGGCACGAGCAATCGTGGCTGGTCTTCCCCTTCAATCTGTAATGTGGCTGAACCTTGCAGCAGGACGACGAATTCGCTTTGAGGCTGGTCGTACCAGTAACCTTCTGGCGAAGCGTGCCCATGTGAAACGATCCGCTCGATACGCACGTCTCCGCTCTCGACCAGTGCTTGAAACGCTTCCTCAGGCAGAGATTCCGGCAGATCGCGAAAAAGGTTGGTTATGTCCACTGGTAGCTTGCCTGTTTTTTGAAGCCTTCGATCTTCAATCCACCATTACCATCGATCTCGAGGACTGCGAAACCGTTATTATCGGGGCCGGACTGTTCGATCATCGC encodes:
- a CDS encoding phosphoribosylaminoimidazole carboxylase, with translation MDITNLFRDLPESLPEEAFQALVESGDVRIERIVSHGHASPEGYWYDQPQSEFVVLLQGSATLQIEGEDQPRLLVPGDFVNLLSHQKHRVESTDPDVKTIWLAIHYGS
- a CDS encoding aldo/keto reductase, with the translated sequence MFKRRLGNTGIEITQLGYGTMGLRGPNTWGVRVVEDAAAERFLNRVIDAGINFLDTAPDYGLAEQRIGRALGNRRNEFYLATKCGCAYVQHADHLEIKHEWNQEVIQRNLETSLERLETDYIDLMQFHGGDAITLEENGLVDQLLDFKSQGMIRHIGVSSKLPDLPGLIELGVFETFQIPYSCLAPEHHDIITAASESGAGIIIRGGIAHGGPDAEIQRPNLNDVWTAAKLDELLTEDMSRAEFILRFTLSHPHCDTTIVGTCNEDHLAENIAAANKGPLSAELVKETLRRVSAL